From a single Arachis hypogaea cultivar Tifrunner chromosome 3, arahy.Tifrunner.gnm2.J5K5, whole genome shotgun sequence genomic region:
- the LOC112734414 gene encoding polyadenylate-binding protein 2, with product MENDDVDMLGAEHTEADLDDMKRRLKEMEDEAAALKEMQAKVEKEMGSMQDPATAGASQSNREEVDARSVFVGNVDYSCTPEEVQQHFQSCGTVNRVTIRTDKFGQPKGYAYVEFLEVEAVQEALLLNESELHGRQLKVTAKRTNIPGMKQYRPRRSNPYMGFRGRAAFAPPFAFSPYGYGKVPRFRMAMRYSPYY from the exons ATGGAAAACGACGACGTTGATATGCTCGGCGCCGAACACACCGAAGCT GACTTGGACGACATGAAGAGGCGCTTGAAGGAGATGGAAGATGAAGCTGCTGCTTTGAAGGAGATGCAAGCCAAGGTCGAGAAGGAGATGGGATCTATGCAAG ATCCTGCTACTGCTGGTGCAAGTCAGAGCAATAGAGAGGAAGTAGATGCTCGGTCAGTCTTTGTAGGCAAT GTGGACTATTCATGTACTCCCGAAGAAGTGCAGCAACATTTTCAATCATGTGGAACAGTAAACCGTGTCACCATTCGCACTGATAAGTTTGGCCAACCCAAGGGTTATGCATATGTAGAGTTTCTTGAAGTTGAGGCTGTTCAAGAGGCTCTTCTGCTGAATGAATCTGAACTACATGGGCGCCAATTGAAG GTGACTGCAAAGAGGACCAACATACCAGGGATGAAGCAGTATCGACCCCGCCGTTCCAATCCTTACATGGGGTTTCGAGGCAGAGCTGCATTTGCTCCTCCATTTGCCTTTTCCCCATATGGATACGG AAAGGTTCCAAGGTTCAGGATGGCAATGCGCTACAGCCCCTATTATTAA
- the LOC112734413 gene encoding protein EXORDIUM-like 2, with translation MTRNYNFAILLSVIAVLLLPALTSAALVEQQPLVLQYHNGQLLKGRITVNLVWYGSFTPIQRSIIVDFINSLSSPSAKLPSAASWWKTTDNYKGGSSALIVGKQFLHSAYTLGKSLKNKDLMALASKFNAQSNELSAITVVLTAKDVAVEGFCMRCGTHGSTRPVNGKPRTAYVWVGNSETQCPGQCAWPFHQPIYGPQTPPLVAPNGDVGIDGMIINLATLLAGTVTNPFNNGYFQGPATAPLEAVTACTGSFGSGSYPGYPGQVLVDKASGASFNAYGLNGRRYLLPAMWDPQTSKCRTLV, from the coding sequence ATGACTCGTAATTACAATTTTGCCATTTTGCTCTCTGTGATTGCAGTGCTGCTTCTTCCCGCGCTAACTTCAGCGGCGCTGGTGGAGCAGCAGCCGCTGGTTCTCCAGTACCACAATGGCCAGCTCCTCAAGGGACGCATCACCGTTAATCTCGTCTGGTACGGTTCCTTCACTCCAATCCAACGCTCCATAATCGTCGATTTCATAAACTCACTTAGCTCACCGAGTGCCAAGCTTCCCTCCGCCGCATCGTGGTGGAAGACCACCGATAACTACAAAGGTGGATCCTCTGCGCTCATCGTAGGGAAGCAGTTCCTACACTCTGCATACACACTCGGGAAGAGTCTCAAGAATAAGGACCTAATGGCCTTGGCTTCCAAGTTCAACGCTCAGAGTAACGAACTCTCCGCCATCACGGTGGTTCTCACCGCCAAGGACGTTGCCGTCGAGGGATTCTGTATGAGGTGCGGAACTCACGGTTCGACCCGACCCGTAAACGGAAAGCCACGAACCGCTTACGTTTGGGTCGGGAACTCCGAGACTCAGTGTCCTGGTCAATGCGCGTGGCCGTTCCACCAGCCGATCTACGGTCCACAGACTCCGCCGCTGGTGGCGCCTAACGGCGACGTTGGCATCGACGGGATGATCATTAACCTTGCCACTTTGCTCGCCGGGACTGTGACAAACCCGTTTAACAACGGATACTTCCAGGGTCCGGCGACGGCGCCGTTGGAGGCTGTGACGGCGTGCACGGGGTCGTTCGGGAGCGGGTCGTATCCGGGTTACCCTGGTCAGGTGTTGGTGGACAAGGCGAGCGGTGCGAGCTTCAATGCGTACGGGCTGAACGGGAGGAGGTACCTGTTGCCGGCGATGTGGGACCCCCAGACTTCAAAGTGCAGGACGCTCGTGTGA